CGGTTCCAGCATCATCGCCCTCGCGCGCATCCTCTACGCGCACGTCCGCACCGACGCCTTCGCCAACCTCGAGCGCCTCTACATCGACCCCCACAAACTCCGCCTCATCGGCCGCATGCACGGTGCCGGCGGCTACTGCCGCACCACCGACATCTTCACCATCGACCGCAAATCGTGGCCTCTCGACGAATAGCCCCAAAGTAGACGGCCGCGAGCTCCTCTATCGCAACGGTCCTTCCAACGGCGGCCGCTACAGCGCCAACACCCTCATCTTCCGCGCCCGCCTCCTTGCCTCCATCTTCGGCATCATCGCCACTCTGCTCGTCTTCCTCGGCACAACCGAGATGTTCTCGCTCACTGCCGGCCTCATCGCGCTCATCCTCTTCTGCTTCGAACCTAACCTCCTCGCGCACGGCGCCTACGTCACCACCGACATGGCCGCAGCCTGCACCATCTTCGCAACCATCTACGCCTTCTGGCGATGGCACGACACCCTCGCCGACAAGCTCCCCGGCAAAGCAGACTCACGCAAACGTCTCGACTAGCGGCGGCTACGCGCCGTGCCCCTCGCACACCATCACGCCCATGTACTTGCGCCACGGCCCCACCGCCTCGCGATACTGACGCGCCATCACCCGTGAAATCTGGTGCAGATGATTCAGATCGTGCGCCGCCCACGTCGCCATCAACTGCGCGAGCGTCACCTCACCCAGTGCCGGATGCCTACCGCGCATCGCCATCTGCTCCGCGCTCAAATTCCACTCGCGCACTGTCGCGAGATTCTCTCTCCGCAGTCGCGCAAAATCATCCAACACTTCGCCCATCGACTTCGACTGGCTCTCACGAATCCCACCCCAGCGATCGAATGGCGGCAGCTCCCGCACCTCGCCATCCTTCGATTCCAGAATCGTCCGCGCCCGCGGCACCCAATCGGTCTTCTCGCAGTTGATCAGGTGTACGACGACATCGAACGCACTCCACGTCCCCTCACCCTCGTTCGTGCGCGTCCACTCCTCCGGCAACCCACGCAGCAGCGCGGCCAACACCGCCGGCGTCCGCTCCAAAACGGCTATCGTCCTCTGCAGCGTCTGGTCCATGACGTACTCATCTCCGGAACACCATCCTAAAGCGCTCTCGCCCTCTTTCCCGCGCACCCCATCGCCGTAGCGTCCCTTAGCGTTCCCTTCGCGCCCTTTGCGTCAGAGTCTTTCCTCCCGCGCAACTACGCCCAAACGCACGAAAGCCCCGCCGAAGCGGGGCTTTCAATCCTTATAACGAACGAACTTACTGCGCGACCGGCTCGATCGACACGAACCGCCCATGCTGGCCGCGATTCTGAAACTTCACGATGCCATCGATCTTCGCAAACAGCGTGTCATCGCTTCCGCGCCCGACGTTCTTGCCCGGCTTCAGCGGTGTTCCACGCTGCCGCACCAGGATCGATCCGCCCGTCACCGTCTCGCCGCCAAAGCGCTTCACGCCCAGCCGCTGCGCGTTTGAATCGCGC
This genomic interval from Acidobacteriaceae bacterium contains the following:
- the rpmA gene encoding 50S ribosomal protein L27, coding for MAHKKGLGSSKNGRDSNAQRLGVKRFGGETVTGGSILVRQRGTPLKPGKNVGRGSDDTLFAKIDGIVKFQNRGQHGRFVSIEPVAQ
- a CDS encoding DinB family protein produces the protein MDQTLQRTIAVLERTPAVLAALLRGLPEEWTRTNEGEGTWSAFDVVVHLINCEKTDWVPRARTILESKDGEVRELPPFDRWGGIRESQSKSMGEVLDDFARLRRENLATVREWNLSAEQMAMRGRHPALGEVTLAQLMATWAAHDLNHLHQISRVMARQYREAVGPWRKYMGVMVCEGHGA
- a CDS encoding phospholipid carrier-dependent glycosyltransferase, with translation MPAATAAPPTSSPSTANRGLSTNSPKVDGRELLYRNGPSNGGRYSANTLIFRARLLASIFGIIATLLVFLGTTEMFSLTAGLIALILFCFEPNLLAHGAYVTTDMAAACTIFATIYAFWRWHDTLADKLPGKADSRKRLD